The proteins below come from a single Pirellulales bacterium genomic window:
- a CDS encoding transposase yields the protein MPRQARRIVGGYIYHVLNRANGRQRLFKKDADFTAFENVVAEAREHVPLRILGYTVMRNHWHFVVWPKQGKHEQVSEFFRWMTATHSQRWHSQHDTTGMGHLYQGRFKSFPISADEHLLAVLRYVERNALRAGLVNKAEAWRWSSLYRRLHGSPEERALLTESPVPLGRLWTKHVNNPEPEAELAAIRRSVVRGQPFGGEQWTKRVTRLMGLEHTFRPRGRPRLQPLAVPAI from the coding sequence ATGCCACGTCAAGCGCGAAGAATTGTCGGCGGATACATCTATCACGTGCTCAATCGAGCCAACGGACGACAACGCCTGTTTAAGAAGGACGCTGATTTCACGGCATTTGAAAATGTCGTGGCCGAGGCCCGCGAGCACGTGCCGCTGCGGATTCTCGGCTACACGGTCATGCGCAACCACTGGCACTTTGTCGTGTGGCCCAAGCAGGGGAAACACGAGCAGGTGTCGGAATTCTTCCGCTGGATGACGGCGACCCATTCACAGCGTTGGCATTCGCAGCACGATACCACCGGCATGGGCCATCTTTACCAGGGCCGGTTTAAATCGTTCCCGATTTCCGCCGACGAGCATCTATTGGCTGTGCTGCGCTATGTAGAACGCAACGCGCTACGGGCAGGACTCGTCAATAAAGCCGAAGCCTGGCGCTGGAGCAGCCTTTATCGCCGATTGCACGGCTCGCCGGAAGAGCGAGCATTGCTGACCGAATCCCCAGTACCGCTCGGACGATTGTGGACGAAGCATGTGAACAATCCGGAACCCGAAGCGGAACTGGCGGCCATCCGGCGCAGCGTCGTCCGCGGTCAACCTTTCGGCGGCGAGCAGTGGACAAAGCGAGTCACCCGACTAATGGGACTAGAACACACCTTCCGCCCCCGCGGCCGCCCGCGATTGCAGCCCCTTGCCGTTCCCGCCATCTAG
- a CDS encoding DUF2309 domain-containing protein translates to MNSAALFESRNSPSADLRWKFDRLQQIIERAAHRLPSQGPISTFIHHNTLHALEGLRFQAAVAEGSKVFGCNAYLSEDRYRDQLAKGRIRGEDLEAILCRDLGPEADVPVLPGCRRIDLRLAMLRYPLRAAPSTELRWFFAEMDALRKFRTDAPDNARQQFLDEARHWAMRDLRLNAQSPTAINNATDRSLVALLNRFGAKSIEHWSAATWEAFALQALWRVVRDGVHDVPPPTDAAQPNLRGRDWLLSVTGEDADWLVNDLLIRFCGAFLDQGFATCPLPNRDQGFFRAFCELYRQRGTSPDRWRRDLAGELARWENLQATPLDCILESLDELGIAEYNWEEFISQTFLALRGWGGMIRQMALRDAAAVQATLPQSIVEFLAVRLLLDRLAWKHLAKRVSSFSGPLSELRQVHRPSFGVNETAGVDQRAFALFQLAQVLGWPPSVLHRLSAESWVSLVEEIEAFPEIERQRVLHFAYERRYRIQTLDGIQIASRENAKQRLRPEFQVVCCIDEREESFRRHLEEIAPQVQTFGAVGFFNLAMYYRGAADANFTPLCPISTQPYIWVQEEVAYSMTDVHRRRASARRALGAASHRVHIGSRSFAGGLIAAIFGMLASIPLVARIMFPRLTARVRRIFARFIQPPPVTQLQLERIDASPGHENRGIGLSLQEMVVAGEQFLRDIGMTGEFTRIVVVLGHGSSSLNNPHNSAYNCGACGGAAGGPNARAIARILNDPRVRFILAERGLKVPDETVFIGGIHNTCTDSVAFLDIDDFPPARLREFEAIRALIEQACNRNAHERCRRFQSAPLDLSFEEARAHVEERSEDLSQTRPECGHATNAVCYVGRRERVRGLYMDRRTFLVSYNPTKDSADSDILLRLLQAAVPVCAGINLEYYFSYVDPAGWGCGSKLPHNVTSLLGVMDGAASDLRTGLPWQMVEIHEPVRLLFVVETTPEAMMSILDRSEEIGRLFRNEWIQLAIHSPGASDIHVFVDGRLEPYLGAASELPRVGSSTEWYRGWRDHLGYALIESS, encoded by the coding sequence GTGAATTCCGCCGCTTTGTTTGAATCGAGAAATAGCCCCAGTGCCGATTTGCGCTGGAAATTTGATCGCTTGCAGCAGATCATCGAACGCGCAGCCCATCGCCTGCCGTCGCAGGGACCGATTTCGACATTCATTCATCATAACACGCTGCACGCCTTGGAAGGACTGCGCTTTCAGGCTGCTGTGGCGGAAGGGTCCAAAGTCTTCGGTTGCAATGCCTATCTCTCGGAAGACCGTTATCGCGATCAGTTGGCGAAAGGTCGAATCCGCGGAGAAGATCTGGAAGCCATCCTGTGTCGTGACTTAGGGCCGGAGGCCGACGTGCCTGTCCTGCCAGGATGTCGCCGCATCGACCTCCGGCTAGCAATGTTGCGCTATCCGCTGCGAGCTGCGCCATCCACCGAGCTTCGCTGGTTCTTCGCTGAGATGGATGCGCTGCGAAAATTTCGCACCGATGCTCCCGATAATGCCCGGCAGCAATTCCTCGATGAAGCGCGGCACTGGGCGATGCGCGACCTGCGGCTCAACGCGCAGTCGCCCACTGCGATCAACAATGCGACCGATCGATCGCTAGTCGCACTGTTGAATCGATTCGGCGCAAAATCGATCGAACATTGGAGCGCCGCTACCTGGGAAGCCTTTGCACTGCAGGCGCTGTGGCGAGTCGTGCGCGATGGTGTTCACGACGTTCCGCCGCCTACCGATGCCGCGCAGCCGAATCTTCGCGGGCGCGACTGGCTGCTTTCGGTAACCGGGGAAGATGCCGACTGGCTCGTGAACGACTTGCTAATTCGATTTTGTGGAGCGTTTCTCGACCAAGGATTTGCCACCTGCCCGCTTCCAAACCGCGATCAGGGGTTCTTCCGAGCGTTTTGCGAACTCTATCGTCAGCGTGGAACATCACCGGACCGATGGCGACGCGATTTGGCTGGCGAGTTGGCTCGATGGGAAAATCTGCAAGCGACGCCGTTGGACTGCATCCTGGAATCGCTCGACGAACTTGGAATCGCGGAATATAACTGGGAAGAGTTTATTTCACAGACATTCCTCGCGTTGCGCGGTTGGGGTGGAATGATTCGTCAGATGGCCTTGCGAGACGCCGCCGCAGTGCAGGCGACGCTGCCGCAAAGCATCGTGGAATTTCTGGCGGTACGTTTACTGTTGGATCGGCTGGCGTGGAAACACTTGGCGAAGCGCGTGTCAAGTTTCAGCGGGCCGCTCAGCGAGTTGCGGCAAGTCCATCGGCCTTCGTTTGGGGTGAACGAAACCGCGGGGGTCGATCAGCGCGCATTCGCTCTTTTCCAATTGGCTCAAGTCTTGGGGTGGCCGCCTTCGGTACTGCATCGATTGTCCGCCGAATCATGGGTATCGCTAGTCGAGGAAATCGAGGCTTTTCCTGAAATCGAGCGCCAACGAGTTTTGCATTTCGCCTACGAACGGCGATATCGCATTCAAACTCTCGACGGCATACAGATCGCATCTAGGGAGAATGCCAAGCAAAGGCTTCGGCCCGAGTTTCAGGTGGTTTGTTGCATTGATGAGCGGGAAGAATCGTTCCGCCGACACTTGGAAGAGATTGCTCCTCAGGTTCAGACTTTCGGCGCGGTCGGCTTCTTTAATCTGGCGATGTACTATCGCGGCGCGGCCGACGCAAACTTTACTCCTCTGTGCCCGATTTCCACCCAGCCGTACATTTGGGTTCAAGAGGAAGTCGCGTATTCCATGACCGATGTCCATCGTCGGCGCGCTTCGGCTCGACGAGCACTGGGCGCAGCATCGCACCGCGTTCATATCGGAAGCCGCAGCTTTGCCGGCGGATTGATCGCGGCGATTTTTGGAATGCTGGCGTCGATTCCGCTCGTGGCGCGAATCATGTTTCCCCGATTGACGGCTCGAGTGCGGCGGATCTTTGCCCGATTTATCCAGCCTCCGCCGGTGACGCAATTGCAATTGGAACGCATCGACGCTTCGCCAGGGCACGAAAACCGCGGAATCGGGCTCTCGCTGCAGGAAATGGTGGTTGCCGGCGAGCAATTCCTCCGCGATATCGGCATGACGGGAGAATTCACGCGAATTGTTGTGGTGTTGGGACACGGCTCCAGCAGCCTCAACAACCCGCACAACTCCGCCTACAACTGCGGCGCTTGCGGAGGCGCCGCCGGCGGCCCCAACGCACGCGCGATCGCGCGAATTCTCAACGATCCACGGGTACGATTTATCCTGGCGGAGCGCGGCTTGAAAGTTCCGGATGAAACCGTGTTTATCGGCGGAATACACAACACTTGCACCGATTCAGTTGCATTCCTGGATATCGACGACTTTCCGCCAGCTCGGCTGCGAGAATTTGAAGCAATTCGCGCTCTGATCGAACAAGCTTGCAACCGAAATGCTCACGAGCGATGTCGACGATTCCAGTCCGCTCCGCTCGATTTGTCATTTGAGGAAGCCCGCGCCCACGTCGAGGAGCGCTCGGAAGACCTCTCTCAAACGCGGCCGGAATGCGGGCACGCAACAAATGCGGTTTGCTATGTCGGACGCCGCGAGCGAGTTCGCGGGCTGTATATGGACCGTCGCACCTTCCTGGTTTCCTACAATCCGACAAAAGACTCTGCCGACTCGGATATCCTCTTGCGGCTGCTGCAAGCGGCAGTGCCAGTTTGCGCTGGTATTAACTTGGAATACTACTTTTCGTATGTTGATCCGGCCGGTTGGGGGTGTGGTTCAAAATTGCCTCACAACGTCACGTCGCTTTTGGGAGTGATGGACGGCGCTGCGAGCGACCTGCGAACTGGCCTACCCTGGCAGATGGTGGAAATCCACGAACCTGTCCGCTTGCTCTTCGTCGTCGAAACGACGCCGGAAGCGATGATGAGCATACTCGATCGGAGCGAAGAAATCGGCCGGCTATTTCGCAACGAGTGGATTCAACTAGCGATCCACAGTCCTGGTGCGTCGGATATTCATGTCTTTGTCGATGGGCGACTGGAACCTTACCTTGGCGCAGCCTCCGAATTGCCGCGAGTCGGTTCATCGACTGAGTGGTATCGCGGCTGGCGCGACCACTTGGGATATGCGCTGATTGAGTCGTCGTAA
- a CDS encoding oxidoreductase, translating into MDLITNLETAFAYLIVGAPALLVVVLGLCLLFERPLSERTTCQLVATVLSVGFISALAMSGCAWLHGMPQRTVPLGDWVVVSGYKFSGKLLFDWLSLLFLVLSFMLCGVIGRFATHYLHREPGFHRFFVLFAVFVFGMTLTSIAGTIETLFTGWELVGLSSALLVAFFQDRSAPVRNGLRVWSVYRISDAALLIGAVALHGMKGFGDFQALFGETAWPHGEPRLLASQALLVGVLFAVAAAGKSALVPFSGWLPRAMEGPTPSSAIFYGALSVHLGAFLLLRAGPLISLSIPLCVLLVVWGLATAALSASAARVQSDIKSALAFASLTQVGLIVAEIGLGLRWIPLIHMIGHASLRTLQFVRAPNLLQDYRSMENAMGRRLPHSINAPRRVLRSRWQRWFYRWALERGYFDEFLNEFIVRPFLSMFRWFDSLERRWTDFLSSRPSRESDEIKPHSDLVEEFV; encoded by the coding sequence TTGGACCTGATTACAAATTTAGAAACAGCATTTGCCTATCTGATCGTTGGCGCACCTGCGCTGTTGGTTGTCGTACTTGGCTTGTGTCTTCTGTTTGAGCGACCGCTGAGCGAGCGAACAACGTGCCAACTAGTGGCTACTGTGCTGTCTGTGGGGTTTATCTCGGCTCTGGCGATGAGTGGATGCGCGTGGTTGCACGGCATGCCGCAGCGAACGGTGCCGCTGGGCGATTGGGTCGTTGTTTCGGGTTACAAATTCTCCGGAAAATTGCTGTTTGACTGGCTTTCGCTGCTATTTCTGGTTCTATCGTTCATGCTCTGCGGCGTGATCGGTCGATTTGCGACTCACTACTTGCACCGCGAACCGGGGTTCCATCGCTTCTTTGTGCTATTTGCTGTTTTTGTTTTCGGAATGACGCTGACTTCGATCGCCGGGACGATCGAAACCCTGTTCACCGGCTGGGAATTGGTCGGTTTGTCGTCGGCACTGCTTGTGGCGTTCTTTCAAGATCGCTCAGCTCCTGTGCGAAATGGGTTGCGCGTCTGGTCGGTCTATCGAATATCCGACGCGGCTTTGCTGATTGGCGCCGTCGCGCTTCACGGGATGAAAGGTTTTGGCGACTTCCAGGCGCTGTTTGGCGAGACTGCTTGGCCGCACGGCGAGCCGAGGCTACTTGCGTCGCAAGCGCTGCTCGTGGGAGTCTTATTCGCGGTCGCGGCGGCTGGAAAATCCGCGCTTGTACCATTTTCCGGTTGGCTGCCGCGCGCCATGGAAGGCCCGACCCCATCGAGCGCTATTTTCTACGGTGCACTGTCCGTGCATCTGGGCGCGTTCTTGCTATTACGCGCCGGCCCGCTGATTTCCCTGTCGATTCCACTCTGTGTGCTGCTCGTGGTCTGGGGACTGGCTACCGCGGCCCTATCCGCCAGCGCAGCACGCGTTCAAAGCGATATCAAAAGTGCTTTGGCGTTCGCGTCGTTGACGCAAGTGGGATTGATCGTGGCCGAAATCGGTCTCGGGTTGCGTTGGATTCCGCTGATTCACATGATTGGTCACGCCTCGTTGCGTACGCTGCAATTCGTTCGCGCTCCCAATCTGCTGCAGGATTACCGATCGATGGAAAACGCCATGGGTAGGCGGCTGCCGCACTCGATCAACGCCCCTCGGCGTGTCCTGCGATCGCGGTGGCAAAGGTGGTTTTATCGCTGGGCGCTGGAACGCGGCTATTTTGACGAATTTCTCAATGAATTTATCGTACGGCCCTTTTTGTCCATGTTTCGCTGGTTTGATTCGCTGGAGCGCCGGTGGACTGATTTCTTATCGAGTCGTCCTTCGCGCGAGTCTGATGAAATCAAACCGCATAGCGACTTGGTTGAGGAATTCGTATGA
- a CDS encoding oxidoreductase: protein MTTLHLPWLEASILVLLGGAAWVSRLRTAEAKSSTCLWISAIAFALTVAAWVDYVALMQETAQGPVASWLELESILIIDSLAAPLLPLASILYLFTFAGTLKTKFRQFSFPGALIAEAILLAIFACRAGWPLAVLLMFRLVPPYLEMRSRDKPTGAYVFHLLAFAILLVGGYALVKSQTQLPASGWIVAPLTIAVLIRGGIAPFHCWAPDLFEHATFGTALLFLTPMVGAYSAARFVLPIATIDTLHALGLIALVSALYAAGMAMIQREARRFFCYLLLSHSALVFVGLMSGFEVCLTGGLCIWLSIGLSLGGLGLTLRALEARHGRLSLVRFQGLYDHTPALAVCFLLTGLASVGFPYTFGYIGTEMLVDGAIHAYPYVVGAIVVMVAALNGIAVVQAYFKIFTGSQHVSTIHLGIGIRERWTVLSLAALIFAGGLFPQSGVASRFHAAQELLKPQQTHPASPRSANLSPVRHVSRRSDG, encoded by the coding sequence ATGACGACGCTGCATTTGCCGTGGCTCGAAGCGTCTATTCTCGTGTTACTGGGCGGCGCGGCATGGGTTTCGAGGCTGCGCACGGCGGAAGCGAAATCATCCACCTGCTTGTGGATTTCAGCGATTGCATTTGCGTTGACCGTCGCAGCTTGGGTGGATTATGTGGCGCTGATGCAAGAAACGGCCCAAGGGCCAGTTGCGTCGTGGCTGGAACTCGAAAGTATTCTAATCATCGACTCGTTAGCTGCGCCGCTTCTGCCGTTGGCGTCGATTCTGTATTTGTTCACATTCGCAGGAACGTTGAAAACAAAGTTTCGGCAGTTTTCGTTTCCAGGAGCATTAATCGCGGAGGCGATCTTGCTGGCGATATTCGCTTGCCGGGCCGGTTGGCCGCTGGCAGTGCTGTTAATGTTCCGCCTCGTCCCGCCCTACTTGGAAATGCGAAGCCGCGATAAGCCGACGGGAGCCTACGTATTCCATCTGCTTGCTTTCGCCATCCTGCTCGTCGGAGGTTATGCGCTGGTCAAGAGCCAAACCCAATTGCCGGCCAGTGGCTGGATCGTAGCGCCCCTGACGATCGCCGTTCTCATCCGCGGCGGCATTGCGCCATTTCATTGTTGGGCGCCCGATTTGTTCGAGCATGCAACCTTTGGCACCGCGCTGCTGTTTCTGACGCCGATGGTTGGTGCGTACTCCGCGGCAAGATTTGTACTGCCCATTGCCACCATCGACACCTTGCATGCGCTCGGTCTGATTGCATTGGTCTCGGCCTTGTACGCGGCGGGCATGGCAATGATTCAGCGAGAGGCTCGACGCTTCTTTTGTTATCTACTGCTAAGTCACTCGGCGCTGGTGTTTGTCGGCCTCATGAGCGGCTTCGAGGTGTGCCTTACCGGAGGTTTGTGCATCTGGCTCTCGATTGGCCTGTCGTTGGGAGGCTTGGGATTGACCTTGCGAGCGTTGGAGGCTCGCCACGGGCGATTATCGCTAGTCCGGTTCCAAGGGTTGTACGATCACACCCCGGCGCTGGCCGTCTGTTTTCTGTTGACGGGCCTGGCAAGCGTAGGGTTTCCCTATACGTTTGGCTATATTGGAACTGAAATGCTTGTGGATGGCGCCATTCACGCGTATCCATACGTCGTCGGCGCGATCGTCGTGATGGTCGCCGCGCTCAATGGCATTGCCGTAGTGCAAGCGTACTTCAAAATATTCACCGGCTCGCAGCACGTTTCGACGATTCACTTGGGCATCGGCATTCGCGAGCGCTGGACAGTGCTGAGCTTAGCCGCGCTAATTTTCGCGGGCGGATTGTTTCCGCAATCCGGAGTTGCTTCGCGCTTTCACGCCGCCCAAGAGTTGCTGAAACCGCAACAAACGCATCCTGCGTCGCCAAGGTCCGCGAACTTGTCGCCCGTGCGACACGTCAGCCGTCGCAGTGACGGGTAA
- a CDS encoding DUF4372 domain-containing protein, with amino-acid sequence MCSQQFVFAQMMDFLPRREFNACVQRYRGDRRWRSFSCRDHFLCLSFAQLTFRESLRDIETCLRALGPKLYHAGFRGNVSRSTLTNVNRAYDWRIANHEFLWIEYIMSDFLHPVPIFRCSTKE; translated from the coding sequence TTGTGTTCGCAACAATTCGTGTTTGCGCAAATGATGGATTTTCTGCCGCGACGAGAATTCAACGCTTGTGTTCAGCGGTATCGTGGCGATCGTCGCTGGCGCAGCTTTTCTTGCCGTGACCATTTCTTGTGTCTCAGTTTTGCGCAACTGACATTCCGCGAAAGCCTGCGCGACATCGAAACTTGCCTGCGGGCGTTGGGGCCAAAGTTGTATCATGCGGGCTTTCGCGGCAATGTCTCGCGCAGCACGCTGACCAACGTCAATCGCGCGTACGACTGGCGAATTGCCAACCACGAGTTTCTGTGGATCGAGTACATCATGAGCGATTTTTTACACCCAGTTCCAATTTTTCGTTGTAGTACGAAGGAGTGA
- a CDS encoding ATP-dependent Clp protease proteolytic subunit yields the protein MDERREDEGPLEIAIVGDLTEAEAELTDKLLAVEPGGECTLYIDSPGGSPYCAMSLTSLIMLRGLRCTAIVTGECSSAALWPFAACVRRMVTPYSVMLFHPMKWQSEEHVGLNEAAEWARHFGQLETDMDDFLGELFGTAQGEIQRWIKAHRYVSGPELAAAGLAELIDFKMLDLFRSSAAPRRQQTIPIPKRSEQPRNAERSKRAAKRK from the coding sequence ATGGACGAGAGACGCGAGGATGAAGGTCCGCTCGAAATCGCCATTGTCGGCGATCTCACCGAGGCCGAAGCCGAATTGACCGACAAGCTGTTGGCCGTCGAGCCTGGCGGTGAATGTACTCTGTACATTGATTCGCCCGGCGGCAGCCCATATTGTGCGATGTCGTTGACATCGCTCATCATGCTCCGCGGCCTTCGCTGCACGGCGATTGTGACCGGCGAATGTTCGTCGGCCGCGCTATGGCCGTTTGCTGCTTGTGTGCGGCGGATGGTGACGCCGTACAGTGTGATGCTGTTTCATCCGATGAAATGGCAGAGCGAAGAGCACGTCGGTCTAAACGAAGCGGCCGAATGGGCGCGCCATTTTGGCCAACTCGAAACCGACATGGACGATTTCCTCGGCGAGCTGTTCGGTACGGCGCAAGGGGAGATTCAGCGATGGATCAAGGCGCACCGCTACGTCTCGGGTCCGGAATTGGCCGCCGCAGGGCTGGCCGAGTTGATCGACTTTAAGATGCTCGACTTGTTTCGCTCCAGCGCCGCGCCGCGCCGACAGCAGACAATTCCAATTCCAAAGCGATCGGAACAGCCGCGCAATGCCGAACGCAGCAAACGGGCGGCGAAACGGAAATAA
- a CDS encoding cytochrome c, which translates to MWQRFFFAGVALLLSSAVLTVVADADSKAEKRAATPTQWEHRVSKVFFPDAFKELKGTRPDYEVGSRNSSATAPTTSGDSGATGGTANSADGTFAWSKLVSAVTLQDEIKSHQPLLAADVKSLQVFKGGSYKNARRSFSVLAVAFAIVNEYDKESRWKNQAAAARDLFARAGFNCKTATDQSFNEAKLRWQDLGALLQGETVTPPSSVEPKNQWGKVANRAPLMIRLELAQQDRLAPWTANAGDFNKSSDAIQHEAELIAAIAEVLTRDGQDDAGDETYVGYAKAMQHAAQQIVEAAKSGNAEAARTAAGVLNKSCNACHADYRS; encoded by the coding sequence ATGTGGCAAAGATTCTTTTTCGCGGGCGTCGCGCTGTTGCTCAGTTCGGCAGTTTTAACCGTCGTCGCCGATGCCGACAGCAAAGCGGAAAAACGCGCTGCCACGCCGACACAGTGGGAACATCGCGTCTCCAAAGTATTCTTCCCCGACGCCTTCAAAGAGCTCAAAGGCACGAGGCCTGACTATGAGGTTGGCAGCCGCAATTCCTCGGCCACGGCCCCGACAACCAGCGGCGACAGTGGCGCAACCGGGGGCACGGCGAACAGCGCTGACGGCACATTCGCCTGGTCGAAGCTCGTTTCCGCCGTAACCCTGCAAGACGAAATCAAGTCCCATCAACCGCTACTGGCGGCCGACGTGAAATCGCTCCAGGTCTTTAAGGGGGGATCGTACAAAAATGCCCGCCGCAGCTTTAGTGTCCTGGCGGTCGCCTTCGCGATCGTCAACGAATACGACAAAGAATCTCGCTGGAAGAACCAGGCTGCGGCAGCCAGAGACCTTTTCGCCCGGGCTGGTTTCAACTGCAAAACGGCGACCGACCAATCGTTCAACGAAGCCAAACTGCGTTGGCAAGATCTTGGTGCTCTGCTACAAGGCGAAACCGTTACGCCCCCCTCCAGCGTAGAGCCGAAGAATCAATGGGGCAAGGTCGCCAACCGTGCCCCGCTCATGATCCGCTTGGAGCTTGCCCAGCAGGATCGCCTCGCCCCGTGGACCGCCAATGCCGGCGATTTCAACAAGTCCTCCGACGCCATTCAGCACGAAGCCGAGCTTATCGCCGCCATTGCAGAAGTGCTAACTCGCGACGGTCAAGACGATGCCGGCGACGAAACCTACGTCGGCTATGCGAAGGCGATGCAGCATGCCGCCCAGCAAATCGTCGAGGCTGCAAAGAGCGGCAATGCAGAGGCCGCTCGAACCGCTGCTGGAGTGCTAAACAAGTCGTGCAATGCATGCCACGCCGATTATCGAAGCTGA
- a CDS encoding FAD:protein FMN transferase has translation MPDSRKSSRRAFLRGQAAIEALQDVADHVAVDEGIGLPLSASSGYLLRMGRRAMACEFEVLLNSKQSPHGTQAAFEALDLVDQLEVQLTTYRDDSDVSMLNRTAHEQAMKVEPRLFALLQRAAEIHCETDGAYDITSGPLSMAWGFYRREGQMPNEAEISQALECVGMNHIEFDVARQTIKFDRPGIEINLGSIGKGYALDLVAELLEQAGLGDFLLHGGNSSVLGRGTTVGNSGENQGWWVGLRHPHRPDKRLGQVRLVNRALGTSGSGTQFFVHGGRRFGHLLDPRTGWPTEGMLSTTVAASTGADADALATALYVLGADSALDYCRQHPEISAVIMSPGANSAQANIAIWNWADADIQLEDDPMLSVHRHGPSSLQTSP, from the coding sequence ATGCCAGACTCGCGCAAATCTTCCCGCCGGGCGTTTCTTCGGGGCCAAGCAGCCATCGAGGCGCTGCAGGATGTGGCCGACCATGTGGCAGTCGATGAAGGCATTGGCTTGCCGCTATCGGCCTCAAGTGGATATTTACTGCGAATGGGCCGTCGGGCGATGGCTTGCGAGTTTGAAGTGCTGCTGAATTCCAAACAGTCGCCACATGGAACACAAGCCGCCTTCGAAGCGCTCGATCTGGTCGATCAATTGGAGGTTCAGCTTACAACTTACCGCGATGACAGCGACGTCAGCATGCTCAATCGCACCGCTCACGAGCAAGCTATGAAAGTCGAGCCACGGCTGTTTGCGCTGCTGCAGCGGGCAGCGGAGATTCATTGTGAAACGGACGGTGCCTATGACATCACTTCAGGCCCGCTTTCCATGGCTTGGGGGTTTTACCGTCGCGAAGGTCAGATGCCGAATGAGGCCGAAATTTCACAGGCGCTTGAGTGCGTCGGTATGAATCACATCGAATTTGATGTTGCTCGGCAAACCATAAAGTTCGATCGGCCGGGAATTGAAATCAATCTCGGCAGCATTGGTAAAGGCTATGCACTAGATCTCGTTGCCGAACTGCTGGAACAGGCCGGCCTCGGTGATTTTCTCCTTCACGGTGGCAACAGCAGCGTGCTAGGGCGCGGAACGACTGTCGGCAATTCTGGTGAGAACCAAGGTTGGTGGGTCGGTTTGCGGCATCCGCATCGGCCCGACAAACGCTTGGGACAAGTGCGACTTGTTAATCGTGCGCTGGGAACGTCGGGAAGCGGAACGCAGTTTTTCGTTCATGGGGGGCGGCGTTTTGGGCATCTGCTCGATCCACGCACGGGCTGGCCGACCGAGGGCATGTTGAGCACGACGGTCGCTGCTTCGACCGGGGCCGACGCCGACGCTCTGGCGACGGCGCTGTACGTGTTGGGTGCCGACTCGGCGCTCGATTATTGCCGCCAACATCCCGAGATCAGCGCGGTTATCATGTCGCCCGGAGCAAACTCAGCGCAGGCGAATATCGCAATTTGGAATTGGGCTGATGCCGACATTCAATTAGAAGACGACCCGATGCTGTCGGTTCATCGGCACGGTCCAAGCTCCCTTCAGACCTCGCCGTGA
- a CDS encoding esterase produces MTPNAGSWSTIHLADKPCDIFEPAAPSPHGYTVVYLHGVHLNRLTDKPAFTAEFEKYGLRVIAPLTGRSWWTDRIYPEFDKRMTAERHLLDNIMPWIHQRWNAVPPRIALLGTSMGGQGALRFSFKRPNWFPIAAAISPAIDYQWRWNEGDQTLPLMYDNQEEARQDTATLHVHPLNWPRNMWFCCDPVDHRWHESADKLRMKLNALGVPHECDLETTGGGHSFEYYNQMAPRAMQFLIERLERERLRVE; encoded by the coding sequence ATGACTCCTAACGCCGGTTCATGGTCTACAATTCATCTCGCCGATAAACCGTGCGATATCTTCGAGCCGGCCGCTCCCAGTCCACACGGATACACCGTCGTCTACCTTCACGGCGTACATTTGAATCGATTGACCGACAAGCCAGCATTCACCGCAGAATTCGAAAAATATGGATTGAGAGTAATCGCTCCGCTGACCGGCCGAAGTTGGTGGACCGACCGAATCTATCCCGAATTTGACAAGCGGATGACGGCAGAACGACATTTGCTCGACAACATAATGCCGTGGATTCACCAGCGCTGGAATGCAGTCCCGCCGCGAATCGCCTTGCTCGGCACGAGCATGGGAGGCCAAGGAGCGCTGCGGTTTTCATTCAAGCGGCCGAATTGGTTTCCCATTGCCGCCGCCATCTCGCCGGCCATCGATTATCAATGGCGCTGGAACGAAGGAGACCAGACTCTGCCGCTAATGTACGACAACCAGGAGGAAGCGCGACAAGACACCGCCACGCTCCACGTACATCCCTTGAATTGGCCGCGGAATATGTGGTTCTGTTGCGATCCCGTAGACCATCGCTGGCACGAAAGCGCCGATAAATTGCGAATGAAGCTCAACGCATTGGGAGTGCCGCACGAGTGCGATCTAGAAACGACCGGTGGCGGTCACAGCTTCGAGTACTACAACCAAATGGCACCGCGGGCGATGCAATTTCTGATCGAGCGATTGGAGCGCGAGCGGCTACGCGTGGAATAA